In Dysgonomonadaceae bacterium zrk40, one genomic interval encodes:
- a CDS encoding tetratricopeptide repeat protein → MKRIFFLLTLMSLLQLSLAQRTVYHAEPEKLFNQGKEMFLEGNYAGVEDLLTRFSAMSDNVRLKEEAAYMQAVASFKRGSEESSELLETFLNRYPESVHRHSLLFLIGSAHYDRKEWEAARNWFQQADLDYLTLTDQEDYSFRLGYTELQLGNLKEAARLFGLLSLNSNKYRDAANFYLGYIDYSNKDYSTALNRFRRLKDHPEYREEVAFYTAQATFFDGKLEEAVRLSESFLSQYPGSDHLTEMNRVLGNSYFRLGQPSRAIPSYERYISSVAKPLRGDAYFLGLSYAGNGKQEEALTMFQQAVGEADALTQNAQLQLGQTYLALNRKQEAQMAFEAAARNNFDPQVRETAMFNYALLAHETNFSVFSESITLFENFLREFPQSVYTDQVNDILAETFLTTKDYQAALNAINRIQNPGRRILEAKQMVLFQLGAQEFINGNMNKAVEFFNNSISIGNYDLKARNSAWYWRGESYYRMGNYIQAATDFRQFTQQASPTDENFAMGWYNLGYAYFKQQQYSQAANAFERYLSAENNSRKAEAADALNRMGDSYYFNRQFAEAERYYARAADSNPSAADYAAYQRAFVMGLQRNYQGKITALDNLMRSYPNSQYIDDALYEKSRSLTMLNREQEAIAVLQKLVSDFPKSPLAGQGGVQLGQLYYNSGNYRESIAAYKSVVSNFPGTDDARTALVSLETVYRDMNDIQSYVDYANSVPGGVRITPSRQDSLTYLAAESVYMRGNSADAETSLTKYLQSYPNGAYSSDAHYWLGVIADEKGNKDQALSRFRRVIDAGNLKFLDNALLYASQTEYNNGNYRQALADYTRLANVARNAANKQTALLGMVRCQSAMNGYHEAARTATELLESSSLSQEMVTEARWLRGKAYQQINEVEKAMDDFRFLANDTRSIQGAEAQFILADTYYRWKSYDRAEAQVKEFMQKGTPHQYWMARALIVLSDTYRDKGDNFQARQYLESLRSNYKGEEEDIRQMINERLNQ, encoded by the coding sequence ATGAAAAGAATATTTTTTTTACTGACACTTATGTCCCTGCTGCAGCTATCGCTTGCTCAGCGGACGGTATACCACGCTGAGCCGGAGAAGCTCTTCAACCAGGGAAAAGAGATGTTCCTCGAAGGTAACTATGCAGGAGTCGAAGATCTGCTGACCCGCTTTAGTGCCATGAGCGACAACGTGCGATTGAAGGAGGAGGCTGCCTACATGCAGGCTGTTGCTTCATTCAAACGGGGCAGCGAAGAAAGCAGCGAGCTGCTGGAAACCTTCCTCAACAGGTACCCTGAAAGCGTTCACCGTCATTCGCTGCTGTTCCTGATAGGCTCCGCCCATTACGACCGGAAAGAGTGGGAAGCAGCCCGCAACTGGTTTCAACAGGCAGATCTGGACTACCTCACCCTCACCGACCAGGAAGACTACAGCTTCCGCCTGGGATACACGGAACTGCAACTGGGCAACCTGAAGGAGGCCGCACGTCTCTTTGGCCTGCTTTCCCTCAACAGCAACAAGTATCGTGACGCGGCCAACTTCTACCTGGGTTACATCGACTATTCCAACAAGGATTACAGCACCGCATTGAATCGTTTCCGGCGACTGAAAGATCACCCCGAGTACCGGGAAGAGGTAGCCTTCTACACAGCCCAGGCAACCTTCTTCGACGGAAAACTCGAGGAGGCGGTTCGACTCTCTGAATCATTCCTGTCTCAATATCCCGGGAGCGACCACCTGACCGAAATGAACCGTGTGCTGGGCAACAGCTATTTTCGCCTCGGACAACCTTCCCGGGCGATTCCATCGTACGAGAGATACATTTCTTCAGTTGCCAAGCCACTGCGGGGAGATGCCTATTTCCTCGGGCTTTCCTATGCCGGGAATGGCAAGCAGGAAGAGGCACTCACAATGTTTCAGCAGGCGGTGGGGGAAGCGGATGCATTGACACAGAATGCACAACTGCAACTGGGGCAGACCTATCTGGCGTTGAACCGAAAGCAGGAAGCACAAATGGCATTCGAAGCAGCTGCACGCAACAACTTCGATCCGCAGGTACGTGAGACAGCCATGTTCAACTATGCCCTGCTGGCACATGAGACCAATTTCTCCGTCTTCAGTGAATCGATCACTCTTTTCGAGAACTTCCTTCGGGAATTTCCACAATCGGTTTATACCGATCAGGTGAATGACATCCTGGCAGAAACCTTTCTCACCACAAAAGACTACCAGGCAGCGCTCAACGCCATCAACCGAATACAAAACCCCGGTCGTCGCATCCTGGAGGCTAAGCAGATGGTCCTCTTCCAGCTGGGAGCCCAGGAGTTTATCAACGGTAACATGAATAAAGCCGTAGAGTTCTTCAACAACAGTATCAGCATCGGCAATTACGACCTCAAGGCACGTAACAGTGCCTGGTACTGGCGGGGCGAGTCCTATTACCGGATGGGCAACTACATTCAGGCAGCCACTGATTTCAGGCAATTTACACAACAGGCTTCACCCACTGATGAGAACTTCGCCATGGGGTGGTACAACCTTGGTTACGCATACTTCAAACAACAACAATACAGCCAGGCGGCAAATGCCTTTGAGCGCTATCTCTCCGCAGAGAACAACAGCCGCAAGGCTGAGGCAGCCGATGCCCTGAACCGAATGGGCGACAGCTATTATTTCAACCGGCAGTTTGCGGAGGCGGAGCGATATTACGCACGGGCTGCCGACAGCAACCCGTCAGCAGCCGACTATGCTGCCTATCAACGCGCATTCGTGATGGGTCTCCAGCGCAACTACCAGGGTAAGATCACGGCTCTCGACAACCTGATGCGCAGCTATCCCAACTCACAATACATCGATGATGCCCTCTACGAGAAGAGCAGATCACTCACCATGCTCAACAGGGAGCAGGAAGCCATCGCGGTGTTGCAAAAGCTTGTATCCGATTTCCCAAAAAGTCCGCTGGCCGGTCAGGGAGGGGTACAGCTGGGGCAGCTCTACTACAACAGCGGCAATTACAGGGAGAGCATTGCCGCATACAAGAGTGTGGTCTCCAACTTCCCCGGCACGGATGATGCGCGCACTGCCCTTGTCTCACTCGAGACTGTCTATCGTGACATGAACGATATCCAGTCGTACGTGGATTATGCCAACTCTGTTCCGGGAGGCGTACGGATCACACCCTCTCGTCAGGACTCACTCACATACCTCGCTGCCGAGAGCGTCTACATGCGCGGCAACAGTGCCGATGCCGAAACATCACTGACGAAGTATCTGCAGTCATATCCCAACGGCGCCTACAGCAGTGATGCACACTACTGGCTGGGAGTGATCGCCGATGAGAAGGGGAACAAGGACCAGGCACTCTCTCGTTTTCGAAGGGTGATCGATGCCGGCAACCTCAAGTTCCTCGACAATGCACTGCTCTATGCCTCACAAACAGAATACAACAACGGTAACTATCGCCAGGCGCTGGCCGACTATACGCGGCTGGCAAACGTCGCCCGAAATGCCGCCAACAAGCAAACGGCACTACTGGGTATGGTGCGTTGCCAGTCAGCGATGAATGGATACCACGAGGCTGCCCGTACTGCCACCGAACTGCTGGAGAGCAGTTCTCTCTCTCAGGAGATGGTGACCGAGGCACGTTGGTTGCGGGGGAAAGCCTATCAACAGATCAACGAAGTAGAGAAGGCGATGGATGACTTCCGTTTCCTTGCAAACGACACACGCAGCATCCAGGGTGCGGAAGCACAGTTTATCCTGGCCGACACCTACTACCGCTGGAAGTCATACGATCGTGCGGAAGCACAGGTGAAGGAGTTCATGCAGAAAGGCACCCCCCACCAGTACTGGATGGCCAGGGCTCTGATCGTGCTCTCTGACACCTACCGTGACAAGGGAGACAATTTTCAGGCACGTCAGTACCTGGAGAGCCTCAGAAGCAACTACAAGGGCGAAGAGGAAGATATCCGGCAGATGATCAATGAACGGCTCAACCAATGA
- a CDS encoding NUDIX domain-containing protein, translating into MGHPLHSFRYCPRCGAASFAVKNEKAKQCDACGFVYYFNSSAAVVALIENEKGEILVARRAHEPAKGTFDLPGGFIDMYETAEEAVCREVLEETGLTVTSTGYLFSIPNIYLYSGFEVHTVDLFFRCKINDISALGAHDDVEELLFLPPGEIDPADFGLTSIRKGIEKILQIVI; encoded by the coding sequence ATAGGACATCCTCTTCACAGCTTTCGCTACTGCCCCCGTTGCGGAGCGGCATCTTTTGCTGTAAAGAATGAGAAAGCGAAGCAGTGTGACGCCTGTGGTTTTGTCTACTATTTCAACTCCTCAGCAGCGGTGGTTGCACTCATCGAAAACGAGAAGGGAGAGATACTGGTAGCCCGTCGCGCCCATGAACCTGCCAAGGGGACATTTGATTTGCCCGGTGGCTTCATCGACATGTATGAGACTGCCGAGGAGGCGGTATGCAGGGAGGTGCTCGAGGAGACAGGACTCACCGTCACATCGACCGGCTATCTTTTCTCCATTCCCAATATTTACCTATATTCAGGCTTCGAAGTGCATACCGTGGATCTCTTCTTTAGATGCAAGATAAATGACATCAGCGCGTTAGGTGCCCACGACGATGTGGAAGAGCTGTTGTTCCTGCCACCCGGAGAGATCGACCCCGCTGATTTCGGACTCACTTCGATTCGTAAAGGAATAGAAAAAATCTTACAGATAGTTATTTAA